The genomic window CCCATAAATAGGGTTGGGGCAAAAATACCACCAACACCACCAGCTCCAAAAGTAAGCGAGCTAGCAATAATTTTAAAGAGCATGAGCGCTAGAAGAAGCAAAACTACATTCCAAATATTTGATAAGTCTAAGTTGAATATGTTGTTTTCTAAAGCTTTTTCGGGATTCCCGGCAATTAGATTATTAATAACGTCGAAACCTTCACCGTATAAGGGCGGAATTAAATATACCAATAAACCAATACCTACACCACCAACTAATAGTTTTTTAATAGGAGAATCTAGAGTGTGGAAAAACTTATGAATACGATCGTAAACTTCGGTAAAATATATAGATATAAATGCTGCAATAATTCCTAAAAGAATATAGAAAGGTGCATCGGCAAGATAGAATTTATCTTCAATTCTAAAAGGGAGTAATACATCGTCTCCAAAGAAAAACTGGGATGTTAAAATAGCCGAAAGCGAAGCGAGTAATAATGGAAGCATAGAAGCTATGGTTAAATCTAAACTAAAGACTTCAATAGCAAAAATAATAGCGGCTATGGGTGCTTTAAAAATAGAACTCATGGCTCCAGCAGCAGCACAACCAACAAGTAAAGTTCTCGTGGTTTGGTTCATGTGAAACATTCTAGCAATGTTTGAACCTAATGCGGCACCTGTAGCAACGGTTGGTCCCTCTAATCCAACCGAACCACCAAAACCAACGGTTAAAGGTGCTGTTAAAATAGAACCAAACATTTGAAAGGGTTTCATAATCGCTTTACGTTTAGAAATGGCGTAAAGTGTAGATGGTATACCGTGACTCACCTTATGCCTTATAATATATTTTATACTTAAATATACTAGGCTTAAACCCAAAATTGGAAACAAAAAATAAAAGGCATGATGGTATTCTTTTACTAGTTTAGTTTCTAATAAATGTTGGATAAAGTGAGTTAAATTCTTTAGAACTACTGCACCCATCCCAGCGATGAAACCAATAATAATACTTAATAGCATTACAAATTGCTTTTTGGAAATATGTTTGGCTCTCCAAATAAGTATTTGTTTTAAAATGGTTTGTTTAGGCATGGCTATGGAACTAAAAAATCCTGCTTATGCAGGATTTTAAAATTATGATTTTAAGTTAAGTTTTAAGCTTAACTCTGTTAATTGTTTATCGTCAATAGGAGCAGGAGCATCAATCATAACATCGCGTCCTGAATTGTTTTTTGGAAATGCAATAAAATCTCGAATAGTTTCTTGGCCTCCTAATATGGCAACCAATCTGTCTAATCCAAAAGCTAAACCGCCGTGAGGTGGCGCTCCGTATTGAAAGGCATCCATTAAAAAGCCAAATTGTGCTTTTGCTTCTTCTTCAGAAAAACCTAAATGTTTAAACATAATGGCTTGGGTTTCTTTATCGTGAATACGAATAGAACCGCCTCCAATTTCGTTTCCGTTTAAAACTAAATCGTATGCATTGGCTTTTACTTCACCTGGGTTAGAATCTAATAATTCTATTTGCCCTGGTTTTGGTGATGTAAAAGGATGATGCATGGCGTGGTAATGTCCGGTTTCTTCATCTAATTCTAAAAGAGGGAAGTCGATAACCCAAAGTGGAGCAAATACCTTCGGATCACGCAATCCTAAACGCTCTGCTAATTCCATACGCAAAGCACTTAATTGCGCGCGTACTTTGTTTTTATCTCCAGAAAGCACACAAACTAAGTCGCCTGGTTTGGCACCCGTAACTTCTGCCCATTTTGCTAAATCGTCTTGATCGTAAAATTTATCTACTGAAGATTTGAAGCTTCCATCGTCATTACAACGTGAGTAAATCATGCCTAAAGCACCAACTTGAGGACGCTTAATCCAATCTATTAGTTTATCAATTTCTTTTCTTGTGTAGCTATTTCCACCTGGCACTGCAATACCCACAACCAATTCTGCATTATTAAAAACACCAAATTCTTTATGTTGTGTTACCGCGTTTAATTCACCAAATTCCATCCCAAAACGGATGTCTGGTTTATCGTTTCCGTATAAACGCATGGCATCATCGTAAAGCATTCTTGGGAATTTTTCAACATCTACACCGTTCACTTCTTTTAATAAATGACGGGTTAAACCTTCAAAAACATTTAAAATATCTTCTTGGTCAACAAAGGCCATTTCACAATCTATTTGTGTAAATTCTGGCTGACGGTCGGCACGTAAATCTTCATCTCTAAAGCATTTTACAATTTGAAAATACTTATCCATACCACCAACCATAAGCAATTGCTTAAAGGTTTGAGGCGATTGTGGAAGGGCGTAAAATTCACCGGCATTCATACGAGAAGGTACTACAAAATCTCTCGCGCCTTCTGGAGTTGACTTTATTAAATAAGGCGTTTCAACTTCGATAAAACCTTCTTTAGAAAGATAATTTCTAACTTCTTGAGAAACTTTCGATCTAAAAATTAAACTATTTTTTACCGGATTACGACGAATATCTAAATAGCGATATTTCATTCTAATATCCTCACCACCATCAGTTTTATCTTCAATAGTAAATGGAGGTAATATTGATTCGTTTAGAATTTTTAGTTCGGAAACTAATATTTCTATATCTCCTGTTGGTATTTTTGAGTTTTTTGAAGCGCGTTCAATAACCGTTCCTTTAACTTGGATTACAAACTCGCGGCCTAAGTTTTGAGCTTGTTCTATTAAGTCTTTACTGGTGCGTTCTTCATCAAAAACCAATTGAGTAATACCGTAACGGTCGCGTAAATCGACCCAAACAATAAAACCTTTATCTCTAGATTTTTGAACCCAACCAGATAGGGTTACTTCTGTATTAATATGTGTGGCTGTTAATTCGCCGCAATTATGACTTCTGTACATGTGTTGTAAAATTGAGGTGCAAATTTAATGAAATAGGGCGGAGTATAAATTTTTATAATTGTTTTTTTGATTAAATGAAGAGATAAAATTGAATCGCTATAATCTCTATGAAGTTTGTTTGGAAATGATAAATTGATAAGTTTTTTATCTAAACCTTGGGAATATCATGGTTTTTTGTAATTAACATTGCTAAAAAAACATATACGTGAGTAATATTTTACTAAATTTATGTTAACAAAATGATAATATGCATATATTAGTGGCAACTAACTTTAAATTAATTAACATTATGAGTAGAATTTTAAACACAAAATGGTTGATGTTGCTATTGTTTTTAGGAGCCCCTTTTTCTATACTTGCACAGCAAGTATCAGGTGTTGTTAGGGATGACTCTGGCACATTGCCGGGCGTATCCGTTGTTGTGCAGGGGACTGCTACAGGAACCACAACAGATTTTGATGGAAAGTATGCTATTAATGCTGGTAAAGGTGCTGTTTTAGTATTTTCTTATGTGGGATATGAAACTCAAGAAAATGCCGTTACCGGAAATAAAATGAATGTAACCATGCAATCGGGAGTTGCCTTAGATGCTGTGGTTTTAACAGGAAACAGGGCGAAGCCAAGAACAATATTAGATTCTCCTGTGCCTATAGATAATATTGGGTTAGAGGAAATGAGAAAAACAGGACAACCTACAATAGATAAAATGTTGACTTACAAAGTACCATCATTTAACTCTACAACTCAAACCATATCTGATGCAACAGCTCATTTTGATCCAGCAGATTTACGTGGTTTAGGACCAAGTAGAACGTTGGTTTTGGTAAATGGAAAGCGTAAAAACCAAAGTGCCTTAGTTTATATAAACGATACGCCGGGAAAAGGTGAGGTAGGTGTAGATTTAAAAAGTATTCCTGCCGCAGCTATTGAACGTATTGAGGTTTTACGTGATGGTGCTTCTGCTCAGTACGGATCGGATGCGATAGCAGGTGTGATTAACATGGTGCTAAAAAAGAATGTAGAATACACTACGGTAAATGTAAAATCGGGTGTAACTACGGAAGGTGATGGTTTTAATTATGGAATTGATTTAAATACAGGGTTGTCGGGTGAAAACGGTGGTTATTTAAATGTGACTGCTGGGTATTATGAACAAAAAAAAACAAATAGACCAGGAAGTCCTGGCACAGATGTTTTAATAGGTGTGGGGGCCGATGATCCAACATGGGGATCGTGGTTAGCTGATAATCCAGATTTAGGTATGAATGTTGGGCAACCAGAACAAAAAACACTTGATTTGTTTTTTAATGCGGGAATTCCTTTTAAAAATGATTCGGGTGAGTTTTATACGTTTGGTGGAGTAACCTCTAGACAAGGAAAAAGTTTTGCGTTATACAGAGCACCTTACTGGGTTGGGGATCCATATAATTTATTGCATGAATCTGGTTCGGATTATAATGGTTTTCAACCAACTTTTGAAACAGATATTTTGGATAATAACTTAACAGCCGGAGTAAAATGGAAACTATTTAATTTTGATGTTGATTTTAGTGGAACTTACGGGAGAAACAGAATTGATTACGATGTGAACAACACGTTAAATCCAGATTTAGGAGCAAACAGTCCAACTGAGTTTGGTGTTGGAGGATATACGTTTAGTAACTCGTTGGCTAATCTAGATTTTTCAAGAAGTTTAGGGCAACTTAATATTGCTTTTGGAGCAGAAATTAAACAAGAAAATTTTTCTGCAAGAGCAGGAGACCCAGCGTCTTATTATAACCCTACAGGAAATGGTAATGCACAATCTTTTCCTGGTTTACAACCTTCTAATGCTGTGCGCGCCGATAGACATAATTATGGTGTTTATGGAGATTTAGAATGGGAACCAACCGATGCTTTATTGATTGGTGGCGCTATTCGTTACGAAGATTTTAGTGATTTTGGAGATAATGTTTCATGGAAGGTTAGTGGGCGTTATTCTTTAGGAGATAAAGGGGCGTTAAGAGCTTCTTATAGTACAGGGTTTAGAGCACCATCGTTACATCAAATATATTTAAGTAATGTGCAAACTTTGGTTTCTGGAGGTAGTATTTCAAACCAAGGAACATTTAATAATGTAGATCCTATTATTAGAGAAGATTTAGGTGTGCCTCAGCTTACTGCGGAAACATCTAAAAATATTTCAGCCGGTATTACTTATAAAATTAAGCCTAATTTATCGGTTTCGGCAGATTTCTATAATGTAAAAGTAGACGATCGTGTTTTGTTTACAGGAGAAATTGGTTTCGACGGGGATGCCTCATCAATAAACCCTGTGGAAACTGTATTAATTGCTAATTCTATTACTAGTTTAAAGTTTTTCGTGAATGCAGTAAATACAAATACCTCAGGTGTTGATTTAGTTGTTAACTATACTAATATCGAATTAGGTAAAGGTATTTTGAATGCAGCTTTAGCTGCTAATTTTAACGAAACTACAATTGAAGGAGAGATTGATACACCTCCTATATTTGCTGCAAACGGTTATGATATTTTTAATAGAAAGGAGCAATCTAGAATTACTTCATCTAGACCTAAGTCTAAAGTGTTATTAGGTTTGGATTATAATATAAGTAAATGGAATTTTATATTGAACAATACTTATTTTGGAGAGGTTAGCTGGCAACATTCTAACAATGGTTTAAATGGAGCAGATTTTGGAGATGGACCATTGCCTTTAGATGATGCTGCTTACGATCAAACTTTTGCTGGTAAAGTAATTACAGATTTAATTATTGGTTATGAGTTTAGCGAAAAGGTTTCGGCTAATATTTCGGTAAATAACTTACTTAATGTTTATCCAGATGAAATAGATACAAAAGGTGATTTTGTTACGGATCTTGGTGGGCGTTTTAAATATCCTTGGGAAGTAAATCAATTTGGATTTAATGGAACGGTTTTAAATGCGAGTATAGCGTTTAAGTTTTAGAGCAAATATAATCTGCTTGTAATTAGTTTTGTAGGCAAAGTATTTAATTGAATTTTTTTATATAGAAAGCCCCATAATTTGGAGTTTATTCTAAATTATGGGGCTTTCTATATATTATAGTAGATTTTTTTAAAAGTTTAAATAATTCTTTAGAATAAAAATAAACGTCTATTTAACGCTTTTTTTGTTTAATTTATAGTTTTTTTATTTCGTTATGTCATTGTAGTTCATTTAGTTATGAATATTGATGAATTCTCAGTAAATTTAATAAAGTGTTAAAAATATTATTGCAATTACGGGTCTTTTGTTATTAAAATAGAATTTATCGGTGTTATATTATTTCGCTAAGTAGCTAGTTTGTAAGATAATATGCATATATTAGCTAGAACTAATTCAAAATAAATTATAACTATGATTAAAATTCTACATTTAAAATGTCTGATGTTTCTATTTTTTATAGGTTTATCAGGAGAGGCAATAGCCCAAGAAGTTTCAGGAACTGTAACGGATGATTCTGGTGCCTTACCAGGAGTTTCTGTAATTGTAAAAGGTACCTCAACAGGTACAACCACAGATTTTGACGGAAAGTACACTATAAGTGCGAGTAAAGGCGCTATTTTGGTGTTTTCATACGTTGGTTATGAAACACAAGATAAAAAAGTTCATGGACATGTCGTGAACGCAACCATGCAATCTGGTGTAGCATTAAATGAGGTTGTTTTAATTGGTTCTAGAAATAAGTCTAGAACTTCAATTGATACCCCAGTACCGGTGGATGTTATTGATATGTCTGAGATTGCTACATCTGGACCTCAAACAACAATAACTGAAATTTTAAATTATGTTGCTCCGTCGTTTACATCAACAACTCAAACTGTTTCAGATGGAACAGATCATGTGGATCCGGCGTCATTAAGAGGTTTAGGGCCAGATCAAGTTTTAGTTCTAATTAATGGAAAAAGAAGACACAAATCTTCATTAGTAAATGTAAATGGTACTGTTGGAACGGGTACTGTTGGAACAGATATGAACTCAATTCCTACTGCTTCAATAGAAAGAATAGAAGTTTTAAGAGATGGCGCAGCAGCTCAATATGGATCTGATGCCATTGCTGGTGTTATTAACCTTGTTCTTAAAAAAGCAACGAATGAATTAACCTTAAATGTTAACTCGGGTGCAAATATGAGTAAGCATTCTAATCAGTATAATGATGGAGGTACAGATGGAGAAAAATTCCAGTTAGATGCTAACTATGGTTTAGACTTAGGAGATAATGGAGGTTATATTAATTTTACGGGGTCTTTAAGTACAAGAGGAGCAACCAATAGAAGTGATTCAATGGGACAGCCTATTTATACTATGTTTGATATTGCAACAAGAACATTAGGATATGATGCGGCTTATGCTATGGATCCTAGTGATTTAGCTAATTACGTGGCTGGATTAGATCCAACATTACAAGCTGTTTATGATAGCGGTGTTATTGCGGGCGATTCTTTTTTAGATATTATTAGTTCGGATTCTGCAACTTTTATTGGTGATACATCAAATGCAGCTCCAATTTCAGATTACGAATTAGCGCAACGTGGTTTAACACGTGATGATTTTAGAATGAAAGTTGGACAATCTAAATTAAGAAGTGGACAATTTATGATGAATATGGAGATTCCTTTAGATGATAATGGCTCTGCTATTTATTCTTTTGGAGGCATGAGCTTTAGAGATGGTTCGGCGGCAGGTTTTTATAGAAGACCAGCTTATACAGATGGTAGAGCTAATACTGAAGCTTTTCCGAATGGGTTTTTACCGCATATAGCTTCCCGTGTTATAGATAAATCTATAGCTGCTGGTATTAAAGGTAAAATAGGTGATTGGGATATAGATTTCTCTAACACTTATGGTGTGAATAGTTTCGATTTCACCATTAAAAACACGGTTAATGCAACTTTAGGAGCTTCTTCTCCAACAGAATTTGAAGCTGGTGGCTTTTCATTTGCGCAAAACACTACAAATTTTGATTTGTCAAATTTTTATGAAGATACTTTTGAAGGTTTAAATGTAGCTTTTGGTGCTGAATATAGGCTTGAAAATTATCAATTAGTTGCTGGTGAAGAGGCTTCGTATTCAAAATATGATACAAATGGAGAAATTGTTACAAACTACACAGACCCGAGTAATCTTGTAACCAGTTATTTTGGTGAAGGTGTTCCTGGTGGAGCTCAGGTTTTTCCTGGATATAGACCAGAAAATGAAGTAGATCAAAATAGAAATAGTTTTGCTGCTTATGTTGATTTAGAAGCAGATTTTACAGAAGCTTTTTTATTGAGTGCAGCATTGCGTTACGAGAATTTTAATGATTTTGGAAAAACCTTTAACTGGAAGTTGTCTTCTAGATATAAATTATCTGAGAATACGGCAATTCGTGCAGCAATAAGTACTGGATTTAGAGCTCCAGATTTACATCAAATTTATTTTAATGCTACAGCAACACAATTTGTTGGAGGTATTCCAATTGAGCAAGGGACTTTTGCAAACAATAGTAGATTGGCTGATTTGTTGTTAATACCTGAGTTGGAAGAGGAAACTTCATTTAATGCAAGTTTAGGGTTTACTGCAAAAATACCGAGTGCTGGTTTAAAAATTACTATCGACGGTTATATTGTAAATGTTGATGATAGAGTAGGTATAACAAGAAGTTATACACCATCCACAACGGAGCAACAAGCAATTTTTGATGCTGCGGCTGCTGGTGCTGCTAAATTTTTTACCAATGGTTATGATACGGAGTCTAGAGGGCTAGATATTGTAATAGATCATAAAACTAGTATTGGTACAAATGGGACTTTAAATAATATATTATCTGGAACATTTTCTAAAACTGAAGTGAAGAATGTTAAATCTATTCTTGGAACAGAAATTTTAGATGAAACCCTTAAAGGGTATATTGAAGATGCTATGCCTAGAGCTAAAGTGAATTTGACAAATAATTATTCGAATGGTGATTGGAATTTTATGTTGCGTAATGTGTATTTTGGTTCTGTAAACGATCCGGATTTTAGAGGATCCGCTACTCCAGTTACATATGGCGAAAAAATTATTACCGATTTATCTTTAACATATAATTTCTCGGATAATTTAAAACTTACAGCAGGTGCAAATAACCTGTTGGACGTTTATCCAGACGAAGTTCCTTTTGAAGGTTCTCAATACGGAGATCAATTTATTTTCTCTCGTAGAACTTCTCAATTTGGTTTTAATGGACGTTATGTTTTTGGTAGATTAACGTTTACTTTAAAATAATAAAAAGTATTTATTAATATTATTAAAAGCCTCGTAAATCTATAGATTTACGAGGCTTTTTTGTTGAGGTATAGTTTTAAAGCAAGGGGTTTAATATGAATAATAGCTTATTGTAAAATTAAGAAATAGTATTTCGTTTGGTTATAGTTATTAACTTTTTCAAGCTGTGCTAAAGCTCGTTTTTGTCTAAAGTAAATATCGTATTCATTTACACTTCAACTAAAACAATATTAATTAAAAACCCAGACGTTTCAATTAAGAAAGTCTGGGTTTTCGCTATTAATCGAGTTAGTCACACAATTAAATTAATCTATATTTGTGCCAATTTTATCGACATTTTTATATTTAGCAGCTCTGTTTTTAAATAGCCACATTTTAAATTGTGTTACTAAATAAAACAGAATTGGTACAATAATTAGAGTTAAAAAGGTGGCTACAAAAAGCCCATATATAACCGTCCATGCTAATGGTCCCCAGAATATAACGTTATCTCCACCTACATAAACGTTAGCATCAAAATCGCTAAGAAATGTAAAGAAGTTAATATTTAAACCTGTTGCCAATGGAATTAAACCTAGTATTGTTGTTATTGCGGTTAATAAAACTGGACGTAAACGTGCTTTTCCACCTTTAACTATGGCTTCTAGAAGTTCACTGTTTTCAATGTATTGATCTTCTTCTAAATCGTGTTCAATCTTTTTTCTATCAATTAAAAGCTGTGTGTAATCTAAAAGTACCACACCGTTATTTACCACAATTCCTGCTAGAGATATAATTCCCATCATGGTCATCATAATAACAAAAGAACTTCCAGTAATTACAATACCACCAAATACCCCTATTAAACTAAGGAAGATTGCTAACATGATAATAGCTGGTTTTGAAACCGAGTTAAATTGAAATATTAGAATGAAGAAAATTAAACCTAAACCGGTGAAAAATGCACCAAGTAAAAAAGCCATTTGTTTGTTTTGTTCTTCAATTTGTCCCGTATAATCAATTTTAACTTGGTCTGGCTTTGCGGTGAATCCTCTCATTTCATTTCTAATTTTTGAAACAATAGCACCTGCATCTGTAAATCCTGGAGCTAAGGCTGAATAAAGAGTTACTACACGTTTTACATCTCGATGTTTAATGGCACTAAAGCCTGAGTTGTTTTTTTGTTTAGCAACCGTAGAAACAGGTATTTCTTTTATTTGACCAGAAGCCATATCTCTAAACGTTATTTTTTGATTAAAAATTGCGCTTGTGTTGTATCTGTTTTCTTCATTAAAGCGCACATAGATATCATAGTCATCTCCATCTTTTTTATAAATGCCCGCTTTTGCACCAAAAATAGAGTTACGAAGTTGTTGGCCAACTTGGCTTGCAGTTACGCCTAATTCTCCTGCTTTTTTTCTATCAACAACCACTTGCATGGATGGCTTAGACTTGTTAACATCAATTTTTAACTCATCAATACCTTGAATATTTTTTGAATTAATAAAATCGCGCATTTTTTCGGCGGTGTTTATCAATTCAGTATAATCTTCACCTTCTAATTCTATATTTATTGGGTATCCTGCAGGAGGTCCAACGGCATCTTTTTCAACGGAGATAGCAACACCTGGGTAAATATCTTTCAAGTCTGCTTGTACCTTTTTTAGTAACTCGTTACTATCTTGGCCGCGTCTAAACTTAAACTCACGCATCGATGCTGTAATTTTAGCACGATGTGGCATTTCGGCTGCAGAACCACCATCGGTTTGTGGGTTTCCGGCGCCTTCACCAACTTGAGATACAGCACTTTCGGTTAAGAAATTGTAGTCTCCATCTTTGTAAATAGGATCGTTAATGATTTTGTAAACACGTTGTTCTATATCTTTCGTGATGGTATTTGTTTTTTTAATATCGGTACCTTCAGGATATTCTATGTAAACAATAATTTGGTTAGGCGTATTGGCTGGAAAAAACTCTACTTTGGTACGCTGATTACTAACTGACGACCCAAAGCCCATAAACGCAATAAATAGTAAAATGACGGTGGCAATAGTTATAAAAATTGGTTTTTTACCACTTAAGGCGAAGCGTAATGATTTTTCATATGTGCGTTCCCAAATAGGTAAAAGATTATTTTGAAAACTATTGGTCCATTTTCTTAAAAACAGTCTGAATATCCAAAGTAAAATTACTGTGATAATCATAAGTGTTCCTAAACCTTTATAGCTTCCACCAAAGATGAAAATCAAAACACCTAATACACTTAGGATTATAGTTATTCTAAAAATTTGTTTTAATGGCATATCTACATCTTCAATAGTCATAAATTGAGAGACAATTACCGAGTTAAAAAATATCGCAACAAATAAAGATGATCCTAAAACAACGGATAACGTTATTGGAAAGTATATCATGAATTGCCCCATAACACCTGGCCATAAACCTAAAGGAATAAATGCTGCAACCGTTGTAGCTGTTGATATGATAATAGGAAAAGCAATTTCTCCAATACCTTTTTTAGCCGCTTCTATACGGGTCATGCCTTCATCACTCATTAGTCGGTGTACGTTTTCTACAACAACAATACCGTTATCGACCAGCATACCTAAGCCCATAATTAACCCGAA from Algibacter sp. L1A34 includes these protein-coding regions:
- a CDS encoding chloride channel protein; protein product: MPKQTILKQILIWRAKHISKKQFVMLLSIIIGFIAGMGAVVLKNLTHFIQHLLETKLVKEYHHAFYFLFPILGLSLVYLSIKYIIRHKVSHGIPSTLYAISKRKAIMKPFQMFGSILTAPLTVGFGGSVGLEGPTVATGAALGSNIARMFHMNQTTRTLLVGCAAAGAMSSIFKAPIAAIIFAIEVFSLDLTIASMLPLLLASLSAILTSQFFFGDDVLLPFRIEDKFYLADAPFYILLGIIAAFISIYFTEVYDRIHKFFHTLDSPIKKLLVGGVGIGLLVYLIPPLYGEGFDVINNLIAGNPEKALENNIFNLDLSNIWNVVLLLLALMLFKIIASSLTFGAGGVGGIFAPTLFMGSIMGFCMSKIINYSGLLNTQLSESNFTLVGMAGLLAGVLHAPLTAIFLIAELTGGYELFVPLMLTSTISFSITKYFKPHSVYNMELGRKGELITHDKDHAVLTLMDIDRVIETNFTILYPKMTLEEIIQKAVIKSKRNIYPVINKESQRLEGIILLDDLRSIMFDRSLYKEITASDLMQKPPEVINLDKDKMTDIMKKFQDSSAWNLPVKKEGKYYGFITKSKLLTSYRRQLINLQRES
- the aspS gene encoding aspartate--tRNA ligase → MYRSHNCGELTATHINTEVTLSGWVQKSRDKGFIVWVDLRDRYGITQLVFDEERTSKDLIEQAQNLGREFVIQVKGTVIERASKNSKIPTGDIEILVSELKILNESILPPFTIEDKTDGGEDIRMKYRYLDIRRNPVKNSLIFRSKVSQEVRNYLSKEGFIEVETPYLIKSTPEGARDFVVPSRMNAGEFYALPQSPQTFKQLLMVGGMDKYFQIVKCFRDEDLRADRQPEFTQIDCEMAFVDQEDILNVFEGLTRHLLKEVNGVDVEKFPRMLYDDAMRLYGNDKPDIRFGMEFGELNAVTQHKEFGVFNNAELVVGIAVPGGNSYTRKEIDKLIDWIKRPQVGALGMIYSRCNDDGSFKSSVDKFYDQDDLAKWAEVTGAKPGDLVCVLSGDKNKVRAQLSALRMELAERLGLRDPKVFAPLWVIDFPLLELDEETGHYHAMHHPFTSPKPGQIELLDSNPGEVKANAYDLVLNGNEIGGGSIRIHDKETQAIMFKHLGFSEEEAKAQFGFLMDAFQYGAPPHGGLAFGLDRLVAILGGQETIRDFIAFPKNNSGRDVMIDAPAPIDDKQLTELSLKLNLKS
- a CDS encoding TonB-dependent receptor encodes the protein MSRILNTKWLMLLLFLGAPFSILAQQVSGVVRDDSGTLPGVSVVVQGTATGTTTDFDGKYAINAGKGAVLVFSYVGYETQENAVTGNKMNVTMQSGVALDAVVLTGNRAKPRTILDSPVPIDNIGLEEMRKTGQPTIDKMLTYKVPSFNSTTQTISDATAHFDPADLRGLGPSRTLVLVNGKRKNQSALVYINDTPGKGEVGVDLKSIPAAAIERIEVLRDGASAQYGSDAIAGVINMVLKKNVEYTTVNVKSGVTTEGDGFNYGIDLNTGLSGENGGYLNVTAGYYEQKKTNRPGSPGTDVLIGVGADDPTWGSWLADNPDLGMNVGQPEQKTLDLFFNAGIPFKNDSGEFYTFGGVTSRQGKSFALYRAPYWVGDPYNLLHESGSDYNGFQPTFETDILDNNLTAGVKWKLFNFDVDFSGTYGRNRIDYDVNNTLNPDLGANSPTEFGVGGYTFSNSLANLDFSRSLGQLNIAFGAEIKQENFSARAGDPASYYNPTGNGNAQSFPGLQPSNAVRADRHNYGVYGDLEWEPTDALLIGGAIRYEDFSDFGDNVSWKVSGRYSLGDKGALRASYSTGFRAPSLHQIYLSNVQTLVSGGSISNQGTFNNVDPIIREDLGVPQLTAETSKNISAGITYKIKPNLSVSADFYNVKVDDRVLFTGEIGFDGDASSINPVETVLIANSITSLKFFVNAVNTNTSGVDLVVNYTNIELGKGILNAALAANFNETTIEGEIDTPPIFAANGYDIFNRKEQSRITSSRPKSKVLLGLDYNISKWNFILNNTYFGEVSWQHSNNGLNGADFGDGPLPLDDAAYDQTFAGKVITDLIIGYEFSEKVSANISVNNLLNVYPDEIDTKGDFVTDLGGRFKYPWEVNQFGFNGTVLNASIAFKF
- a CDS encoding TonB-dependent receptor, with product MIKILHLKCLMFLFFIGLSGEAIAQEVSGTVTDDSGALPGVSVIVKGTSTGTTTDFDGKYTISASKGAILVFSYVGYETQDKKVHGHVVNATMQSGVALNEVVLIGSRNKSRTSIDTPVPVDVIDMSEIATSGPQTTITEILNYVAPSFTSTTQTVSDGTDHVDPASLRGLGPDQVLVLINGKRRHKSSLVNVNGTVGTGTVGTDMNSIPTASIERIEVLRDGAAAQYGSDAIAGVINLVLKKATNELTLNVNSGANMSKHSNQYNDGGTDGEKFQLDANYGLDLGDNGGYINFTGSLSTRGATNRSDSMGQPIYTMFDIATRTLGYDAAYAMDPSDLANYVAGLDPTLQAVYDSGVIAGDSFLDIISSDSATFIGDTSNAAPISDYELAQRGLTRDDFRMKVGQSKLRSGQFMMNMEIPLDDNGSAIYSFGGMSFRDGSAAGFYRRPAYTDGRANTEAFPNGFLPHIASRVIDKSIAAGIKGKIGDWDIDFSNTYGVNSFDFTIKNTVNATLGASSPTEFEAGGFSFAQNTTNFDLSNFYEDTFEGLNVAFGAEYRLENYQLVAGEEASYSKYDTNGEIVTNYTDPSNLVTSYFGEGVPGGAQVFPGYRPENEVDQNRNSFAAYVDLEADFTEAFLLSAALRYENFNDFGKTFNWKLSSRYKLSENTAIRAAISTGFRAPDLHQIYFNATATQFVGGIPIEQGTFANNSRLADLLLIPELEEETSFNASLGFTAKIPSAGLKITIDGYIVNVDDRVGITRSYTPSTTEQQAIFDAAAAGAAKFFTNGYDTESRGLDIVIDHKTSIGTNGTLNNILSGTFSKTEVKNVKSILGTEILDETLKGYIEDAMPRAKVNLTNNYSNGDWNFMLRNVYFGSVNDPDFRGSATPVTYGEKIITDLSLTYNFSDNLKLTAGANNLLDVYPDEVPFEGSQYGDQFIFSRRTSQFGFNGRYVFGRLTFTLK